A genomic window from Sphingobacterium spiritivorum includes:
- a CDS encoding LacI family DNA-binding transcriptional regulator, with product MKKRILISDIAKDLGISVTTVSFILNDKAKEKRISDGLTKRVLDHVKKVGYKPNQLAKSLRTGKTKILGLLVEDISNPFFSNIAKLIEGKAYASGYHIIYCSMDNDETKSKELIQMFYDRQIDGFIITPSEGLDETITQLQQNNVPLILFDRYLANVETNYVITDNFKGAYDATDHLIGQGFKRVGLVSLYSDQTQMRDRLDGYMKGIDKYKKQAFIKKVQQDAPEEERVREIDEFIEDNRLDAVVFATNYLAIDGLKSVKINQRKLPAMVAFDDHTLFKLYEPSITVVSQPIAEIADELITALLGQIQGKNKKLKQVVLPCELKVRESSLISAN from the coding sequence ATGAAGAAAAGAATTTTAATTAGCGATATTGCTAAAGACTTGGGCATCTCCGTCACCACCGTTTCTTTTATTTTAAATGATAAAGCCAAAGAAAAGCGAATTAGCGATGGTCTGACGAAGCGTGTGCTTGATCACGTGAAGAAAGTCGGATATAAACCAAACCAACTTGCTAAAAGTTTGCGCACGGGAAAAACTAAAATTTTAGGCTTACTGGTAGAGGATATTTCGAACCCTTTCTTTTCCAATATTGCTAAACTGATCGAAGGAAAAGCTTATGCCAGCGGATACCATATTATCTATTGTAGTATGGATAATGATGAAACAAAATCCAAAGAACTTATCCAGATGTTCTACGATCGTCAGATCGACGGATTTATTATCACACCTTCCGAAGGTTTGGACGAAACCATTACACAACTTCAACAGAATAATGTCCCTTTGATTCTTTTTGACCGTTATCTCGCAAATGTGGAAACCAATTATGTGATTACAGATAATTTCAAAGGGGCCTACGACGCTACCGATCATCTGATCGGCCAGGGTTTCAAACGTGTGGGGCTTGTCTCTTTGTATTCCGATCAGACCCAGATGAGAGACCGGCTGGATGGTTATATGAAAGGTATCGATAAATATAAGAAACAAGCTTTTATTAAAAAGGTACAGCAGGATGCTCCGGAAGAGGAGAGGGTACGTGAGATAGACGAATTCATCGAGGACAACAGACTGGATGCTGTTGTTTTTGCGACCAATTACCTGGCCATTGACGGACTGAAATCCGTAAAAATCAATCAGCGTAAATTGCCTGCAATGGTTGCTTTCGATGATCATACGCTGTTCAAACTGTATGAACCGTCCATTACTGTGGTGTCACAGCCTATTGCTGAAATCGCAGATGAGCTCATCACTGCTTTATTAGGACAGATACAGGGCAAAAATAAAAAACTGAAGCAGGTTGTATTGCCTTGCGAACTCAAAGTAAGAGAATCTTCTCTGATCAGTGCTAACTGA